A window of the Oryza brachyantha chromosome 5, ObraRS2, whole genome shotgun sequence genome harbors these coding sequences:
- the LOC102715761 gene encoding glutathione S-transferase T3-like, which translates to MGREGAGAGALVTATDLSPQGGFINFLHDPETVAAMPQGGQPSTYPFAHPAAFPSQPPPAASIFPASCTQPTPADVTGGTTSASSAALVRRGDRVAANPEAGDDNGRQRMCYTHDEDLRLVSAWLRNSTNPIEGNAREGETYWTKVAEAYNETTPADRKREVHHLKGHWDKTIEKVSFFNGCYIQLRDAYAGGRSDMLLMDQALELYRSRQGHQFLFVHWWKEEPRSNGAPNCIKKAKKAKKGKGSASELALEVKEQLKNLVEAQASQKEELKRMKDLQQKLSDQRVEAATLQLKAAQERKEAKLIEYKNKTLETYNELLQVDTSKMEPWAKEAHTKVVTFLSDQIWRTKDSGPGTV; encoded by the exons atggGCAGggagggggcgggggcgggggcgctggTAACGGCGACGGATCTTTCTCCTCAAGGAGGCTTCATCAACTTCCTGCATGATCCGGAGACTGTCGCCGCAATGCCTCAGGGAGGGCAACCATCTACCTACCCATTCGCTCATCCCGCTGCTTTCCCTTCCCAGCCACCCCCAGCAGCATCGATCTTTCCTGCATCCTGTACGCAGCCAACCCCAGCAGAtgtgaccggcggcacgacaTCTGCGTCGTCTGCCGCTCTAGTTCGACGGGGGGATCGGGTGGCTGCTAATCCTGAAGCAGGGGACGACAATGGTAGGCAGCGTATGTGCTACACCCACGACGAGGATCTCCGGCTG GTGAGTGCATGGCTTAGAAACTCCACCAATCCAATCGAAGGCAATGCAAGAGAGGGGGAGACTTACTGGACCAAAGTTGCTGAAGCTTACAATGAGACCACCCCTGCTGATAGGAAGAGGGAAGTGCACCACCTGAAGGGCCACTGGGACAAGACTATAGAGAAGGTATCCttcttcaatggttgttacaTCCAGCTTCGGGATGCATATGCTGGTGGCAGGAGTGATATGCTGCTCATGGATCAAGCATTGGAGTTGTATCGGTCTCGTCAGGGGCACCAATTCCTGTTTGTGCACTGGTGGAAAGAG GAACCCAGAAGCAATGGTGCACCCAATTGTATCAAGAAGGCCAAGAAGGCCAAGAAGGGAAAGGGTTCAGCTAGTGAGTTAGCATTAGAAGTGAAGGAGCAACTGAAGAATTTGGTTGAGGCTCAAGCAAGTCAGAAGGAAGAGTTGAAAAGAATGAAGGATCTCCAACAGAAGCTATCTGACCAGAGGGTTGAGGCTGCCACCCTGCAGCTGAAGGCTGcccaagagaggaaggaggccAAGCTCATAGAATATAAGAACAAAACACTGGAGACATACAATGAGCTATTGCAAGTTGACACCTCCAAGATGGAGCCATGGGCGAAGGAAGCTCACACCAAGGTTGTCACTTTCCTCTCCGATCAGATTTGGAGGACAAAGGACAGCGGTCCTGGTACTGTATGA